From the Chiloscyllium plagiosum isolate BGI_BamShark_2017 unplaced genomic scaffold, ASM401019v2 scaf_96957, whole genome shotgun sequence genome, one window contains:
- the LOC122545297 gene encoding heat shock protein 30C-like, which yields MLSYRAFHPSRLCQEPVYTLAPVAHRLWEPLECNMWEQVEEARKGMKFIHRILEDLTAECFGEIPGTRDNKSDANGEGKRQSEDKDGDGFSVSLNVQHFPPEGLRVKVFGRKVLVTGKHEKKCDDGSGCYSYKYEEFRREFQLPEDVDAEALRCCLSQDGRLKVQAPRLELPAVNEQTVPINIRSDTTTTPRLNPDQEAEELENRKDVGIKKAEEQMNS from the coding sequence ATGCTGAGCTATCGGGCTTTCCACCCTTCACGTCTGTGCCAGGAGCCTGTATACACACTGGCGCCTGTTGCACACAGGCTCTGGGAACCACTTGAATGCAACATGTGGGAACAGGTGGAAGAAGCGAGAAAGGGCATGAAGTTCATCCATCGAATTCTTGAGGATCTGACAGCAGAATGTTTTGGGGAAATACCAGGAACTCGAGACAACAAATCTGATGCTAATGGAGAAGGTAAAAGACAATCCGAGGACAAGGATGGAGATGGCTTTTCTGTGTCCCTGAATGTCCAGCACTTCCCCCCAGAAGGCCTGAGGGTGAAAGTATTTGGAAGGAAAGTGCTGGTGACAGGAAAACACGAGAAAAAATGTGATGATGGCAGCGGCTGTTACAGCTACAAATATGAAGAgttcaggagagaattccagctgccagaggatgtcgaTGCTGAAGCTCTTCGATGCTGTTTGTCACAGGACGGTCGGTTAAAGGTTCAAGCCCCGCGCCTGGAACTGCCAGCTGTGAATGAACAGACTGTCCCCATCAACATCCGCTCGGATACAACAACCACTCCACGGCTCAATCCTGACCAAGAGGCAGAGGAACTGGAGAATCGGAAGGATGTGGGGATCAAGAAAGCTGAAGAACAGATGAA